A genomic segment from Methanolobus zinderi encodes:
- a CDS encoding CheR family methyltransferase, which yields MGALKTGLVDYSIEPSEMPEYLKDYVDNLFKKIGDLPAIDEDSMEKIFDELLNQTGHDFSLYKRTTINRRIKRRMAVHQLKTLDGYATYLEQNHDEAEALFRDLLISVTNFFRNPKTFDQVQNKIIPKLFRHRSPDDTIRVWVIGCSTGEEAYSLGILLQEHIQELKKISRYRYLPRTLISIISKKLAGASILPAFQPTFLLKD from the coding sequence ATGGGTGCTCTTAAAACAGGTCTTGTGGACTATTCTATAGAACCTTCCGAGATGCCGGAATATCTCAAGGACTATGTGGACAATCTATTTAAGAAAATTGGTGATCTTCCTGCAATAGACGAAGATTCAATGGAGAAGATATTTGACGAATTACTGAACCAGACAGGCCATGATTTCTCTTTATATAAGCGGACAACGATTAACCGCCGTATAAAGCGCAGAATGGCGGTTCACCAGCTAAAGACACTTGACGGGTATGCAACCTATCTGGAACAGAATCATGATGAGGCAGAAGCTCTTTTCCGTGATCTGCTGATCAGTGTCACGAACTTTTTCCGCAATCCTAAAACCTTTGATCAGGTTCAGAATAAGATAATTCCGAAATTGTTCAGACACAGGTCACCGGACGACACTATTCGTGTATGGGTGATAGGATGTTCTACTGGTGAGGAGGCATATTCCCTTGGGATCTTGCTTCAGGAACACATACAGGAACTGAAAAAAATTTCAAGGTACAGATATTTGCCACGGACATTGATAAGTATAATATCGAAGAAGCTCGCAGGGGCGTCTATCCTGCCAGCATTTCAACCGACATTTCTTCTGAAAGACTGA
- a CDS encoding PAS domain-containing protein gives MEEARRGVYPASISTDISSERLKRFFTYNAENDTYRINKNIRDMIIFSEQDVIRDPPFSKIDLLSCRNLLIYMDKEIQKHLIHLFHYSLKSGGYLLLGSSESIKDYSNLFDTIDRHSKIYKSRTISTEYGTIIGKYLPPNVKKDIDRKAPEKAVKENKMHMRELTERKLLQRHTPAGALVDEYGDILYLHGSVNLYLEVLPGEPGYNILQMSRQGLKNPLIAALRKANVHKTEITRPDIRVKVNGGFRTIDLMVSPVEDSFDRKLFLVTFYLHRHAHEGEVTPRSKFESPESTADEDNESIEVLKEELRTKEEYLEASNQELEVKNEELKSSNEEMQSINEELQSTNEELETSREELHSLNEELETVNAELQAKVSELSQANDDINNILDNTGMGIVFVDNDLRIQRFTPAATKLINLIPSDVGRPLKHTVSNFSNYDDLLLDVEKVLNSETAEDFEIKTDDDEWFIVNIRPYLTIEGNTEGAVITFTDITALKKLKERQTEIVELMQQVMRESGDALVVQDMEGNILSWNPMAQNMYGWSEEEALRMNVMDMIPENSDGEFLSILKKLSKDDILESYKLKKLRKDERSLDVLLTATPLINEKGKVHSVITVEREIKKRDSRHKQE, from the coding sequence ATCGAAGAAGCTCGCAGGGGCGTCTATCCTGCCAGCATTTCAACCGACATTTCTTCTGAAAGACTGAAACGCTTTTTCACTTATAACGCTGAAAATGACACTTACCGGATCAATAAAAATATCCGTGATATGATTATCTTTTCAGAACAGGACGTCATCAGGGATCCTCCCTTCTCTAAAATAGATCTGCTTTCATGCAGGAACCTGCTGATCTATATGGATAAGGAAATACAAAAACATCTTATCCATCTGTTCCACTATTCATTGAAATCCGGTGGATACCTTTTGCTGGGCTCCTCTGAAAGTATCAAAGATTATTCCAATCTTTTCGATACAATAGATCGTCACTCAAAGATCTATAAGAGTAGGACGATCAGCACTGAATATGGTACAATTATAGGGAAATATCTGCCGCCCAATGTAAAGAAGGACATTGATCGAAAAGCACCAGAAAAAGCTGTGAAAGAAAACAAAATGCATATGCGTGAGCTGACTGAGAGAAAACTCCTTCAGCGGCATACTCCTGCAGGAGCCCTCGTTGATGAGTATGGTGATATTCTCTACCTTCATGGAAGTGTAAATCTTTATCTTGAAGTACTTCCGGGTGAACCGGGCTATAACATTCTTCAGATGTCCAGGCAGGGATTAAAGAATCCATTGATTGCAGCTCTTCGTAAAGCAAATGTTCATAAAACAGAAATAACGCGCCCGGATATAAGAGTAAAGGTCAATGGTGGTTTCAGGACTATAGACCTTATGGTCAGCCCGGTGGAAGATTCATTTGATCGAAAATTATTCCTGGTTACTTTTTATCTTCACAGACATGCTCATGAAGGGGAAGTCACTCCAAGAAGCAAGTTTGAGTCTCCTGAAAGTACAGCAGATGAAGATAATGAGAGTATTGAAGTGCTTAAAGAGGAACTCAGAACCAAGGAAGAGTACCTTGAGGCATCAAACCAGGAACTTGAGGTCAAGAACGAAGAGCTCAAATCCTCCAATGAAGAGATGCAATCCATTAATGAAGAACTCCAGTCAACCAACGAGGAGCTGGAAACCTCCAGGGAAGAATTACATTCACTCAATGAAGAACTCGAGACCGTAAATGCCGAACTGCAGGCTAAAGTGAGCGAACTATCCCAGGCAAATGACGATATCAATAATATTCTGGATAATACAGGAATGGGTATTGTTTTTGTAGATAATGACCTGCGTATACAGCGCTTCACTCCCGCAGCTACCAAGCTTATCAATCTGATACCCTCGGATGTGGGAAGACCTCTCAAACATACTGTTTCTAACTTCTCTAACTATGATGATCTCCTGCTAGATGTAGAAAAAGTACTCAATAGTGAAACAGCTGAGGATTTTGAAATCAAAACAGATGATGATGAATGGTTCATAGTAAATATTCGGCCTTACCTCACTATAGAAGGCAATACTGAAGGGGCAGTTATTACTTTTACTGACATCACCGCGCTAAAGAAGCTCAAGGAAAGACAGACAGAGATCGTAGAACTTATGCAACAGGTAATGCGTGAATCGGGAGATGCACTGGTTGTACAGGATATGGAAGGAAATATCCTCTCCTGGAACCCAATGGCACAGAACATGTACGGATGGAGTGAAGAAGAAGCACTCCGGATGAATGTGATGGATATGATACCTGAGAATTCGGATGGGGAATTCTTATCCATATTAAAGAAGCTTTCAAAAGATGATATCCTGGAATCCTATAAACTGAAAAAACTAAGGAAAGATGAAAGATCTCTGGATGTATTGTTGACAGCAACTCCGTTGATCAATGAAAAAGGCAAGGTCCATTCGGTTATAACAGTAGAGAGGGAAATAAAGAAACGCGACTCACGGCACAAGCAGGAATAA
- a CDS encoding helix-turn-helix transcriptional regulator, whose protein sequence is MKKQITDVLLASEKRKNVLLLLQEGSQEMETLLEELDTSRTALLPQLKILRENHLIAKSDDSYELTTTGKLITDEMEKFLRTANIFGGDHAYLGTHYIDFIPEDLLKKIPGLGSYQVEDISINEFFDTDEEFFEKAVNSHYWFEITSTLHPTFHDFYVEMTDYITEVEIVINREVYEKLKKDYYEEFKELIDLKLVSFYLYPEELGFISFTLSSESIKFKLLTKEGKPDNQKLIFSGPNVFGWGKELFEHYKKNSTPIIEIG, encoded by the coding sequence ATGAAAAAGCAAATTACTGATGTATTGCTTGCATCTGAAAAAAGGAAAAACGTACTTTTATTGTTACAGGAAGGCTCGCAGGAAATGGAAACACTGCTCGAAGAGCTGGATACCAGCAGGACAGCACTGCTTCCCCAGCTCAAGATACTCAGGGAAAACCACCTGATAGCCAAATCAGATGACAGCTATGAATTAACAACCACAGGTAAGCTCATTACCGATGAAATGGAAAAGTTCCTGCGTACTGCAAATATATTCGGCGGAGACCATGCCTATCTTGGTACTCATTACATAGACTTCATACCTGAGGATCTTTTGAAGAAAATTCCCGGACTTGGGAGTTATCAAGTAGAGGACATATCCATAAACGAATTCTTTGATACTGATGAAGAATTTTTTGAAAAAGCAGTAAACTCTCACTATTGGTTCGAGATCACATCTACCCTGCATCCGACATTCCATGATTTCTATGTGGAGATGACGGACTACATAACAGAAGTTGAGATAGTTATTAACAGGGAAGTATATGAGAAACTTAAAAAAGACTATTATGAAGAATTCAAAGAATTGATTGATCTGAAACTTGTTTCATTTTATCTCTATCCTGAAGAACTTGGTTTTATTTCATTCACACTGAGCTCAGAATCAATTAAGTTCAAACTATTGACAAAAGAAGGTAAACCTGATAACCAAAAACTGATATTCTCCGGGCCAAACGTATTTGGATGGGGAAAAGAGCTTTTTGAACATTACAAAAAGAACTCCACACCCATAATAGAAATAGGATAA
- a CDS encoding YgiQ family radical SAM protein: MKDKRKKKSDQSKFLPMSPEEAKGWDELDIIIVTGDAYVDHPGFGTSIIGRVLEDAGYRVGVIAQPNWEDAGDFKKLGKPRLFFAISAGNTDSMVSNYTPSKRLRHEDAYSPGNKAGLRPNRATIVYSNRLKEAFPDVPQVIGGIEASLRRFAQYDYWSDKVRQSILADAPADILVYGMGELQIREIAERLDKGTPVSDITDIDGTVWKIDIKSWKEKHDDYLRNRVEIAPYTEISKNKELYAETFKTVYQEQDHIRGHDIIQVHPKTVIVQKKPMRPLTTEEMDHVYELPFTREAHPSYREPVPALDMVKFSINTHRGCFGACSFCAIALHQGRMIRSRSMESIIREAEGFRDMKGFKGIINGLGGPSANMYGMDCKNWDEKGVCKDKTCIYPKACPSLDTSHRKLIELMRRLREIPGISKVFVGYGVRYDLALLDEEYMEELCAHHVSGQLKVAPEHYCDRVTDVMKKPDREVFERFEQKYKEINKRLGKDQYLVAFLMSGHPGCTLEDMIETAEYIRDTGRYTKQVQDFTPTPMTSATCMFHTGIDPFTGKKIYVATSQKEKKIQRAMLHYREPGNYNMVYEGLKRANRLDLVGNTWNCLISRKKRRKSGW, from the coding sequence ATGAAAGATAAGAGAAAGAAAAAAAGTGATCAATCAAAGTTTCTTCCCATGAGCCCTGAGGAGGCAAAGGGATGGGATGAGCTAGATATTATTATCGTTACCGGAGATGCCTATGTAGACCACCCCGGCTTTGGGACAAGCATCATAGGAAGGGTACTGGAGGATGCAGGCTATCGGGTAGGAGTCATTGCACAGCCTAACTGGGAGGATGCAGGGGACTTCAAAAAGCTCGGGAAGCCACGCCTTTTCTTTGCAATCAGTGCAGGCAATACCGACTCCATGGTCAGCAACTATACACCATCAAAGAGACTACGCCACGAGGATGCATATTCACCCGGCAATAAAGCAGGACTCAGGCCTAACAGGGCAACTATTGTCTATTCAAACCGCCTGAAGGAAGCTTTTCCTGACGTACCGCAGGTGATAGGAGGTATCGAGGCATCCCTGCGCCGCTTTGCACAGTACGACTACTGGTCTGACAAGGTCCGCCAGTCCATACTTGCGGATGCTCCTGCGGATATACTGGTTTACGGCATGGGAGAGCTCCAGATACGAGAGATCGCGGAAAGGCTGGACAAAGGAACTCCCGTATCGGATATCACCGATATTGACGGGACTGTCTGGAAGATCGATATCAAGAGCTGGAAAGAAAAACATGATGATTACCTCAGGAATCGTGTAGAGATCGCACCATATACGGAAATCTCAAAGAACAAAGAACTCTATGCAGAAACTTTTAAAACCGTGTACCAGGAGCAGGACCACATCCGCGGTCATGATATTATACAGGTACATCCGAAAACCGTGATAGTCCAGAAAAAGCCCATGCGTCCCCTGACAACCGAAGAGATGGACCATGTCTATGAGCTTCCCTTCACACGTGAGGCCCACCCATCCTACAGGGAACCGGTTCCCGCCCTTGACATGGTGAAGTTCTCCATCAATACCCACAGGGGCTGCTTCGGAGCATGTTCATTCTGTGCCATCGCCCTGCACCAGGGACGGATGATACGCAGCCGCAGCATGGAATCCATAATCAGGGAAGCCGAAGGCTTCAGGGACATGAAAGGATTCAAGGGCATCATCAACGGACTTGGAGGGCCGTCTGCCAACATGTATGGCATGGACTGCAAGAACTGGGATGAGAAGGGAGTCTGCAAGGACAAGACATGCATCTATCCCAAGGCCTGTCCCTCACTTGATACCAGCCACAGGAAACTAATCGAACTTATGCGGAGGCTCAGGGAGATTCCCGGCATCTCAAAGGTCTTTGTTGGCTACGGTGTGCGCTATGACCTTGCCCTGCTGGATGAGGAATATATGGAAGAGCTCTGCGCCCACCATGTCAGCGGACAACTGAAGGTCGCACCGGAGCATTATTGCGACAGGGTGACCGATGTCATGAAAAAACCCGACAGGGAAGTGTTCGAGAGATTCGAGCAGAAGTATAAGGAAATAAACAAAAGACTCGGCAAGGACCAGTACCTTGTGGCTTTCCTCATGTCAGGACACCCGGGATGCACACTCGAAGACATGATCGAGACCGCGGAGTACATAAGAGACACAGGAAGATATACAAAACAGGTTCAGGACTTCACACCAACCCCCATGACATCTGCTACCTGTATGTTCCACACGGGGATTGACCCCTTCACGGGAAAGAAGATATACGTGGCCACTTCCCAGAAAGAGAAGAAGATACAGAGAGCCATGCTGCACTACAGGGAGCCCGGTAACTACAACATGGTCTACGAAGGATTGAAGCGCGCCAACAGGCTTGACCTTGTGGGAAACACATGGAACTGTCTGATAAGTCGCAAAAAGAGAAGAAAGAGCGGCTGGTAA
- a CDS encoding MBL fold metallo-hydrolase, which produces MHVKHIITGLYDANSYLINKKVLVDTGMNTKGLVEEINRNTDMKDLELIILTHCHYDHTASAQEIAQMSGAKVAIHKDDAPLLKNDNISAAAMFGYSAPSIDADMLLEEGDRIPVGEDEELEVIHTPGHTPGGICLYEASTKSLFSGDTVFPNGSIGRTDFQGGSRSQLTESINKIMKLDVETLYPGHGEVTSNDVNRQIEFSLRMSKSIL; this is translated from the coding sequence ATGCATGTCAAACATATTATCACCGGACTCTACGATGCCAACTCATACCTGATCAACAAAAAAGTGCTCGTAGATACGGGAATGAACACAAAGGGACTGGTCGAAGAGATAAACAGAAATACGGATATGAAGGATCTTGAACTGATCATACTCACACACTGTCATTACGACCACACTGCATCGGCACAGGAAATAGCACAAATGAGCGGTGCGAAAGTGGCAATTCACAAAGATGATGCGCCCCTTCTTAAAAACGATAACATAAGTGCTGCCGCCATGTTCGGATACAGCGCACCGTCAATTGATGCGGACATGCTACTGGAAGAAGGCGACAGAATACCCGTGGGAGAAGATGAAGAGCTTGAGGTGATCCACACCCCGGGACACACACCCGGTGGCATCTGCCTGTATGAAGCAAGTACAAAGAGCCTCTTTTCAGGGGACACTGTTTTTCCCAACGGAAGCATAGGCCGCACGGATTTTCAGGGCGGCAGTCGCTCACAACTTACAGAATCCATTAACAAAATCATGAAGCTTGATGTCGAAACACTCTATCCCGGACACGGAGAAGTTACCTCGAACGATGTCAACAGGCAGATAGAATTCTCTCTGCGCATGTCAAAAAGCATACTATAA
- a CDS encoding TatD family hydrolase: MTYEVIDSHCHLDFPKFNKDREETIERARAHGVAEMINSGIDYKTNKNSLDLARKYDFIYATLGLSPQMVPDANNERIDQILSQIERNIGKAAGIGEAGLDFYYCKDNAGRKKQEEVFSQVIELADRYNKTLVIHGRDGEELALEMCRDLDRVVFHCYGGSLETMRKIVDAGHYVSVPTLVCFSDQHREIARNLPLENMLIETDSPYLSPRKGRNEPLFVRDSVPVIAQLKEAEETDIAMATVQNTRRAFEL; this comes from the coding sequence ATGACCTACGAAGTTATAGACTCCCATTGTCATCTGGATTTCCCGAAATTCAATAAGGACCGGGAAGAGACCATCGAGAGAGCAAGGGCACATGGCGTGGCAGAGATGATCAACTCCGGAATAGATTATAAAACGAATAAAAATTCCCTTGATCTTGCCAGAAAATATGATTTCATATATGCCACCCTCGGGCTCAGCCCCCAGATGGTACCCGATGCAAATAACGAAAGAATAGATCAGATCCTATCGCAGATAGAGCGCAATATAGGCAAAGCTGCTGGTATCGGGGAAGCTGGACTTGACTTTTACTACTGCAAGGACAATGCGGGAAGAAAAAAACAGGAAGAGGTATTCAGTCAGGTCATCGAGCTTGCGGACAGATACAACAAGACCCTGGTTATACATGGCAGGGACGGCGAGGAGCTGGCACTTGAAATGTGCAGGGACCTTGACAGGGTCGTCTTCCACTGCTATGGCGGCTCCCTTGAGACCATGCGGAAGATCGTTGATGCCGGGCATTATGTGTCAGTACCCACCCTTGTATGTTTCTCGGACCAGCATAGGGAAATAGCCCGGAACCTTCCCCTTGAGAACATGCTCATTGAGACGGACAGCCCGTACCTTTCACCAAGGAAAGGCAGGAACGAACCCCTATTCGTACGTGACTCCGTACCGGTCATAGCCCAATTAAAAGAAGCTGAAGAGACGGACATAGCAATGGCAACAGTACAAAATACCCGCAGGGCATTTGAGCTCTAA
- a CDS encoding 2-isopropylmalate synthase, giving the protein MAFYSDEPLINKRKTIFDTTLRDGEQTPGVSLTNEQKLKIARQLDKLGVDVLEAGFPISSQGEKQNVRAIASEGLTLDVCGLARVLPKDLDACIDCGVDMVHTFVSTSDIQRIHTIKKSREEVVTMAVDAVERIKEHGVKCMFSAMDATRTDLDYLTEIFRAVEGAGCDIINVPDTVGVMSPSRMYNLVNSIYKEVNIPIDVHCHNDFGIAVANSLMAVEAGASQVQCTVNGIGERAGNANLAQVVMSLHSIYGAKTNINTEYLLETSKMVENFTGIRSPPNTPIVGDNAFAHESGIHTHGVLEQSDTFEPGIMTPEMVGHKRRIVVGKHAGKHAVKKSLDDMGIETTEEQLDEILVRIKDIANKGKRICDADLHAVASAVLGRNLGQETIILKEFSVMTGNLTTPTAVVRATVGDEEAVASNFGVGPIDAALKAVEEMMGGYTKIKVRDFSLEAITGGSDALAEVTISVEDEDGRVVSAQSASADIATASVDALITAINILLEKKKLWTMQ; this is encoded by the coding sequence ATCGCTTTTTACAGCGATGAACCGCTAATAAACAAACGCAAGACTATTTTTGACACTACACTGCGCGACGGTGAACAAACACCTGGCGTATCTCTTACAAACGAGCAAAAACTCAAAATTGCACGGCAGCTTGATAAACTCGGCGTAGACGTTCTCGAAGCCGGTTTTCCCATATCTTCTCAGGGAGAGAAGCAGAATGTAAGAGCCATTGCCAGCGAAGGTCTCACCCTTGATGTCTGTGGTCTTGCCCGCGTCCTTCCAAAGGATCTGGACGCCTGCATAGATTGTGGAGTGGATATGGTACACACCTTTGTATCAACATCCGATATCCAGAGAATACACACCATCAAGAAGAGCAGAGAAGAAGTCGTCACAATGGCAGTAGACGCTGTTGAACGTATCAAGGAACATGGCGTAAAATGCATGTTCTCTGCAATGGATGCGACAAGAACGGACCTCGACTACCTGACAGAGATCTTCAGGGCCGTTGAAGGAGCAGGATGTGACATAATCAACGTACCCGACACCGTAGGGGTGATGTCACCGTCCAGAATGTACAACCTTGTCAATAGTATCTATAAGGAAGTGAACATCCCAATTGATGTACACTGCCACAACGACTTCGGAATTGCGGTTGCCAACAGCCTTATGGCCGTGGAGGCAGGTGCCAGTCAGGTACAATGTACTGTTAACGGCATAGGAGAGCGTGCAGGTAATGCAAACCTTGCCCAGGTGGTCATGAGCCTTCATTCCATCTACGGCGCAAAGACCAATATAAACACAGAATACCTGCTTGAAACCTCAAAGATGGTTGAGAACTTCACCGGCATACGCTCACCGCCAAACACTCCTATCGTAGGTGATAACGCATTTGCCCACGAATCAGGCATCCACACACACGGAGTTCTTGAACAATCGGACACCTTCGAACCGGGCATCATGACACCGGAGATGGTAGGCCACAAGCGCCGCATCGTCGTTGGCAAACACGCCGGAAAACATGCCGTTAAGAAATCACTTGATGACATGGGTATCGAAACCACAGAGGAACAACTCGATGAGATACTTGTCAGAATAAAGGACATTGCTAACAAAGGCAAGCGCATATGTGACGCCGACCTTCACGCAGTCGCATCAGCCGTGCTTGGCAGAAACCTTGGCCAGGAAACCATCATACTCAAGGAGTTCTCCGTAATGACAGGAAACCTCACAACACCAACAGCTGTTGTAAGAGCAACCGTGGGTGACGAGGAAGCAGTTGCCTCGAACTTCGGAGTAGGACCCATAGACGCTGCACTTAAAGCAGTGGAAGAGATGATGGGAGGATATACAAAGATAAAAGTACGTGATTTCAGCCTCGAAGCCATAACCGGCGGAAGTGACGCCCTTGCGGAAGTCACCATATCTGTAGAGGATGAGGACGGACGTGTTGTCAGTGCACAGTCAGCAAGTGCTGATATTGCCACGGCTTCCGTGGATGCGCTCATCACTGCCATCAATATACTTCTGGAAAAGAAAAAACTCTGGACCATGCAGTAA
- a CDS encoding DUF21 domain-containing protein, giving the protein MVQITWIFIFLCLAQSAIFSGLTIGLFGLSPLRLEIESELKNPYALKVMGLRKDANYLLATLLWGNVAVNTLLALLTDTVMTGVAAFFFSTVGIATFGELLPQAYFSRNALKMGAFLSPLVRFYGIILYPVAKPSAIALDLLLGKEKVEYFKEKAFRTMISKHVATSLSDIDRFEGRGALNFLSIDDLAIKKEGSLIHPQSIIQLPFENNRPVFPEITRDPGDELLKNIAASGKKWIIVVNENDEPKTAIDSDGFLRGALRIDKGFDPYRYCHHPIVVSDPNEKIGSVINRLKVYPMDLEDDVIDEDLILYWNRDDPEKKIITGSDILGRLLRGLVIRVE; this is encoded by the coding sequence ATGGTTCAAATCACATGGATCTTCATTTTTTTATGTCTGGCGCAATCAGCTATCTTTTCAGGGCTGACCATCGGCCTTTTCGGTCTGAGTCCCCTGAGGCTTGAGATCGAATCGGAGTTGAAAAATCCCTATGCTTTGAAGGTCATGGGTCTTCGCAAGGATGCGAATTACCTGCTTGCCACACTGCTATGGGGAAATGTTGCGGTAAACACTTTACTTGCACTGCTGACCGACACTGTGATGACAGGTGTTGCAGCTTTCTTCTTTTCAACAGTGGGAATTGCAACATTCGGAGAGCTGTTGCCTCAGGCTTACTTCTCACGCAATGCACTGAAAATGGGAGCCTTTCTTTCACCCCTGGTAAGATTCTACGGAATAATACTTTATCCTGTAGCAAAGCCCTCGGCTATTGCTCTTGACCTTTTGCTGGGAAAAGAAAAGGTTGAGTACTTTAAGGAAAAGGCATTCCGTACGATGATATCAAAACACGTGGCAACATCCCTTTCGGACATTGACCGGTTTGAGGGTAGAGGAGCCCTGAATTTCCTTTCCATCGATGATCTTGCCATCAAGAAAGAAGGTTCACTGATCCATCCGCAGAGTATAATTCAATTGCCTTTTGAGAACAACCGCCCTGTATTCCCTGAAATCACAAGGGACCCCGGGGACGAGCTACTCAAAAATATCGCGGCATCCGGAAAGAAATGGATCATCGTAGTGAATGAGAATGATGAGCCAAAGACGGCCATTGACTCGGATGGCTTCCTGAGGGGTGCGCTCAGGATCGATAAGGGCTTTGATCCTTACAGATACTGCCACCATCCGATTGTCGTGTCAGATCCTAATGAGAAGATAGGTAGTGTCATCAATCGCCTCAAGGTCTATCCTATGGACCTGGAAGATGATGTTATTGACGAGGACCTGATACTCTACTGGAACAGGGACGATCCGGAAAAAAAGATCATTACCGGATCGGATATCCTCGGAAGATTGCTCAGAGGACTGGTCATAAGAGTTGAATGA
- a CDS encoding RNA-guided endonuclease InsQ/TnpB family protein encodes MFRYRIYPTKAQKSTLADTLELCRWAYNETLALRKNAWEFEQENIGYFESKKMLPGWKVIKPELRNVHSQVLQDVVQRVDLAFQAFFRRCKNGENPGYPRFKGKNRYDSITYTQSGFELQDNKLWLSKIGEIKVKLHRPIVGSIKRLTIRKNSTGKWFVSFLVDIDNQETIPLTGQSVGVDVGIKSFLTLSNGQDIPNPRFFVSEEKHLAKAQRRLSKAVKGSPEWKKALKIVGHIHERIANKRQDFVQKVSLELVRAYDLIVFEDLNVKAMIKNHCLAKHIADVSWNKLISITTYKAEWAGKDVELVEPSNTSQMCSGCGQIVRKNLSERTHSCPFCSLVLSRDHNAAINIHRLGLQSVAQKA; translated from the coding sequence GTGTTTCGTTACCGTATCTATCCTACAAAAGCTCAGAAATCAACTCTTGCTGACACACTTGAGCTTTGCAGATGGGCATATAATGAAACGCTGGCACTACGGAAGAATGCATGGGAGTTCGAACAGGAGAACATCGGGTACTTTGAGTCCAAGAAGATGCTCCCTGGCTGGAAAGTGATCAAACCTGAACTCAGGAATGTACACTCTCAGGTCTTACAGGATGTAGTGCAGCGAGTGGACCTTGCTTTTCAGGCATTCTTCAGACGATGTAAGAACGGAGAGAACCCGGGTTATCCCAGGTTCAAGGGTAAGAACAGATATGACAGTATCACTTATACTCAGTCTGGTTTTGAACTGCAGGATAACAAACTATGGTTGTCAAAGATAGGCGAGATCAAGGTAAAACTGCATAGGCCTATTGTCGGAAGTATCAAGAGACTTACTATTCGAAAAAATTCTACAGGAAAATGGTTTGTATCTTTCCTTGTCGATATTGATAATCAAGAAACAATACCACTAACAGGACAATCTGTGGGAGTGGACGTAGGAATTAAAAGTTTTCTGACATTATCAAATGGTCAGGATATCCCAAATCCCAGATTCTTTGTAAGCGAAGAAAAGCACCTGGCAAAAGCACAACGAAGATTGTCAAAGGCCGTCAAAGGTTCACCTGAATGGAAGAAAGCACTCAAAATAGTCGGACATATTCATGAAAGGATTGCCAATAAACGACAGGATTTTGTTCAAAAAGTAAGTCTGGAACTTGTCAGAGCATATGACCTGATAGTTTTTGAAGATTTAAACGTCAAGGCAATGATCAAAAACCATTGCCTTGCAAAGCACATTGCAGATGTTTCATGGAATAAACTGATAAGTATCACTACTTACAAGGCAGAATGGGCCGGTAAGGATGTAGAGCTTGTCGAACCAAGCAACACTTCGCAAATGTGTTCTGGTTGTGGTCAGATAGTCCGAAAAAACCTTTCTGAAAGAACACACAGTTGTCCTTTCTGCAGTCTTGTTCTGAGCAGAGACCACAATGCTGCCATTAATATACACAGACTGGGGCTACAGTCTGTAGCACAAAAAGCTTAG